One genomic region from Shewanella aestuarii encodes:
- a CDS encoding sensor histidine kinase encodes MTNLFSSLFNRLFITTSLIVLLLFFALWQWLQLNHEFSRNQIQQSLHSELAQHMAHINPLLSQGITSDAALKEAFHDFMLLGPSFEIYTLNPDGKIIAYDAKAEKIKNHWVDLSAIRQFLNGASLPILGTDPRTKNTKKIFSVSKLINSEGLHSGYLYVIIGGEDYDSWQALITAENKPKIWGATIGFWVVFALILFVMLLRYFTRPVQKMAQDLTRLTNQPMQPNLALPQRYSGSAEISQLSHHINQLLHEIQQQQQQAKRQQQAKHDFLLHLSHDLKTPLTALLGYIDTWLILPNEKRDAELIQYAANSGQTLQQLLAQLLELAALENGQIEAHVKQVDLNELLAQVKQTFTPRAESLNVSLKLENPNSQLILTDPQLMRRVLNNLVDNALRYTQSGGTISIYTQLKDEQLWLTVEDTGAGMHQHEVEALIQLSLSQFESKPAYVKYNNDSSLPQLGVGLAIVRQLLTLLKCHININSTPGEGSQFMIELYQTK; translated from the coding sequence ATGACTAATTTATTCAGCAGCTTATTTAATCGACTCTTTATTACCACTAGCCTTATTGTATTGTTACTTTTTTTCGCCCTATGGCAATGGTTACAACTAAACCATGAATTTAGCCGCAACCAGATCCAACAATCACTACATAGTGAATTAGCTCAGCATATGGCACATATTAATCCATTATTGTCACAAGGAATCACCTCTGATGCAGCGCTGAAAGAGGCCTTTCATGATTTTATGTTGTTAGGTCCTAGTTTTGAAATTTATACCCTAAACCCCGACGGTAAAATTATCGCCTATGATGCCAAAGCTGAAAAAATTAAAAACCATTGGGTTGATTTGAGCGCAATTAGGCAATTTTTAAACGGTGCAAGCTTACCCATTTTAGGCACAGATCCTCGCACCAAAAACACAAAAAAGATATTTTCGGTGAGCAAACTAATTAACAGCGAAGGGCTGCACAGCGGTTATTTATACGTGATTATTGGTGGTGAAGACTATGACAGCTGGCAAGCCCTGATTACTGCGGAAAACAAGCCCAAAATCTGGGGAGCGACAATCGGATTTTGGGTAGTATTTGCCTTGATATTATTTGTGATGTTATTACGCTACTTCACTCGCCCAGTCCAAAAAATGGCACAGGACTTAACCCGGTTAACAAACCAACCTATGCAGCCGAACTTAGCATTACCTCAACGTTATAGCGGTAGTGCCGAAATTAGTCAGCTTAGTCATCATATCAATCAGTTATTGCATGAAATTCAGCAGCAACAACAGCAAGCAAAACGTCAACAACAAGCAAAACATGACTTCTTGTTGCACTTATCGCACGATCTAAAAACACCACTTACTGCGCTATTGGGCTACATAGATACGTGGTTAATTTTACCGAACGAAAAACGTGATGCAGAGCTAATTCAATACGCGGCAAATTCAGGGCAAACTTTACAACAGTTACTGGCACAACTGTTGGAATTAGCGGCGCTTGAAAATGGTCAAATCGAAGCACATGTGAAACAAGTAGACTTAAATGAATTATTAGCTCAAGTGAAACAAACCTTCACCCCCAGAGCAGAAAGCTTAAATGTGAGCCTTAAGCTAGAGAACCCCAACAGCCAACTTATTTTAACCGACCCACAATTAATGCGCCGAGTATTAAATAATTTGGTTGATAACGCCCTTCGTTACACCCAAAGTGGCGGCACTATTTCGATTTATACCCAGCTAAAAGATGAGCAACTTTGGCTTACGGTTGAAGACACGGGCGCCGGAATGCATCAACATGAAGTAGAAGCGTTAATCCAGTTATCTCTAAGCCAATTTGAGTCTAAACCGGCCTATGTAAAATACAACAA
- a CDS encoding response regulator transcription factor, with product MNHLAKHNGHASPQHILVVEDEQDLAKLLMLNLKALNYEVFHATTLKHAMQIIEHTRIDLILLDRMLPDGDGIMLCQQLRQAEKEVPIMLLTAKDTEADIVLGLEAGADDYLIKPFSVLEFRARVKALLRRGQSLNDNNQQLNFNGVSINATTREVTAFDNPLELTAREFDLLLFLAKHPQQVFSRLQLLEAVWGYSYNGYEHTVNSHINRLRNKLSRCSEHDLVKTVWGVGYKFSPPQIHAH from the coding sequence ATGAATCATTTGGCTAAACATAACGGACACGCTAGCCCACAACATATTTTAGTGGTTGAAGATGAGCAAGATTTAGCAAAATTACTGATGCTAAATCTTAAAGCGCTAAATTATGAAGTGTTTCATGCCACTACCTTAAAACATGCGATGCAGATCATTGAGCACACTAGAATCGACTTAATTCTATTAGATCGCATGTTGCCTGATGGAGACGGCATTATGTTATGCCAACAACTCAGGCAGGCAGAAAAAGAGGTGCCCATCATGTTATTAACCGCCAAAGATACAGAAGCCGATATCGTTCTTGGGTTAGAAGCCGGTGCAGATGATTATTTGATCAAGCCCTTCAGCGTACTTGAGTTTCGGGCACGGGTAAAAGCCTTATTAAGGCGCGGCCAAAGCCTGAATGACAACAACCAACAATTAAACTTTAATGGCGTGAGCATTAATGCTACCACCCGTGAAGTCACAGCCTTTGATAATCCGTTAGAGCTCACTGCGCGTGAATTTGATTTACTGTTATTTTTAGCCAAACACCCACAACAAGTTTTTAGCCGCTTACAATTATTAGAGGCTGTATGGGGATATAGCTACAACGGATATGAACACACAGTAAATAGCCACATTAATCGTTTACGCAACAAACTTTCACGTTGTTCTGAGCATGACTTAGTTAAAACCGTGTGGGGTGTTGGCTATAAATTCTCACCACCACAGATACATGCCCACTAA
- a CDS encoding spondin domain-containing protein, which translates to MKPTNLNLKPSLLAIVVSTSLLTACGSDDDNDVLVTPEPAPVVMQTFSVTVTNLTANQPMSPVILASHSADAMLWQAGEPASVAIEKMAEGGDTADIAALEVVNSSVNGVGMLMPGMSETLILTLAEADVANISLATMLVNTNDAFTGLNSISIAGMQVDMPSMMHNMAYDAGTEDNSEQKGTIPGPADGGEGFNANRDDVDFVHIHPGVITQYDGLDDSVLMPSHRFDNPVLAVKIVRTQ; encoded by the coding sequence ATGAAGCCTACAAACTTAAACCTTAAGCCAAGTTTACTGGCAATAGTCGTCAGCACTAGCTTGCTGACAGCATGTGGAAGTGACGATGATAATGATGTTCTAGTCACGCCCGAGCCTGCCCCCGTGGTGATGCAAACCTTTAGTGTCACTGTGACTAACTTAACCGCCAATCAACCCATGTCACCGGTTATTTTGGCATCCCACAGTGCCGATGCGATGTTATGGCAAGCGGGTGAACCTGCAAGTGTCGCGATAGAGAAAATGGCCGAGGGTGGAGATACCGCCGACATTGCAGCACTTGAGGTTGTTAACAGCAGTGTCAATGGTGTTGGCATGTTAATGCCCGGTATGAGTGAAACGCTCATTCTGACATTAGCAGAAGCTGACGTTGCCAATATCAGCTTAGCAACCATGCTGGTTAATACCAACGATGCCTTCACCGGACTCAACAGTATCAGTATTGCCGGCATGCAAGTAGATATGCCATCGATGATGCATAACATGGCATACGATGCTGGCACTGAAGACAACAGCGAACAAAAAGGCACGATACCCGGCCCTGCTGATGGCGGTGAAGGTTTTAATGCTAACCGAGATGATGTTGATTTTGTGCATATTCATCCGGGTGTTATCACGCAATATGATGGCTTAGATGATTCTGTATTAATGCCATCGCATCGATTTGACAACCCCGTTTTGGCGGTAAAAATTGTCCGAACCCAATAA
- a CDS encoding spondin domain-containing protein, with protein MKRTLVNASLLAAGLFSLSTQAAEIEVSVTNLTHGNHFTPLLIAAHTTDSHLFHLGEMASPALQKMAEGGDIADLNTAVIAANGVSSTNPAMGLLAPGVSVNDVMLNTGDNTHLSIVAMVLPTNDAFIGLDSWTIPTEAGTYTVYINAYDAGTEANDEIINGGGMPGAAGIPAAPGGNGGTNGTGVMDSADNMYIHTHPGVLGDTDTAGGASDLDSRIHRWLNPVAKVVVTVK; from the coding sequence ATGAAACGTACATTAGTTAACGCTAGCCTATTGGCAGCAGGTTTATTTAGTTTATCAACTCAAGCCGCAGAGATTGAAGTCAGTGTCACTAATCTTACTCACGGAAACCACTTTACCCCATTGCTGATTGCTGCCCACACCACCGATAGTCATTTATTCCACTTAGGTGAAATGGCCTCACCCGCATTACAAAAAATGGCGGAAGGAGGTGATATTGCCGATCTCAATACTGCCGTAATAGCTGCAAATGGTGTTAGCTCAACAAATCCAGCCATGGGATTACTTGCCCCGGGAGTCAGTGTCAATGATGTCATGTTAAACACAGGTGATAACACCCACCTTTCTATCGTTGCCATGGTGCTACCAACTAATGATGCTTTTATTGGTTTAGATAGCTGGACTATTCCAACTGAAGCGGGCACCTATACTGTTTATATCAACGCCTATGACGCAGGTACTGAAGCCAATGACGAAATCATTAATGGCGGTGGCATGCCAGGAGCAGCCGGTATCCCTGCTGCACCTGGTGGTAATGGCGGCACCAACGGTACAGGAGTGATGGACAGTGCCGACAACATGTACATTCATACACACCCTGGTGTATTGGGTGACACAGATACTGCAGGCGGTGCCAGCGATTTAGACAGCCGTATTCACCGTTGGTTAAACCCTGTAGCGAAAGTCGTGGTTACGGTCAAATAA
- a CDS encoding GNAT family N-acetyltransferase — translation MIKVLHQDDFKAVLALGEQVHGQGYMDMDELTAIYHKGIKNGINANFVAIENDELVGFRLTYAAGQWQQDQWCTVERWGVDFEDVCYFKSNTIAEHGRGKGLGGRLLQASKEAVMAQGAKAGVSHLWQQSPNNAAVRYFTKAGGKLIKQHPNRWHQRHMGEDYICVLCGVDCHCVACEMLLIF, via the coding sequence ATGATAAAAGTGTTACATCAAGATGATTTTAAAGCGGTATTAGCATTGGGTGAGCAAGTGCATGGTCAGGGCTATATGGATATGGATGAACTGACTGCCATTTATCACAAAGGAATAAAAAATGGTATTAATGCCAATTTTGTTGCGATTGAAAATGATGAATTAGTGGGCTTTAGATTAACCTATGCTGCAGGCCAATGGCAGCAAGATCAATGGTGTACTGTTGAGCGCTGGGGAGTTGACTTTGAAGATGTGTGTTACTTTAAATCCAATACCATTGCTGAACATGGTCGCGGGAAAGGATTAGGCGGACGCCTTTTACAAGCTTCTAAAGAGGCGGTTATGGCACAAGGCGCTAAAGCTGGTGTCAGCCATTTATGGCAACAAAGCCCCAATAATGCAGCAGTTCGTTATTTTACCAAAGCTGGTGGAAAATTAATCAAACAGCACCCGAACCGTTGGCATCAACGGCATATGGGCGAAGATTATATCTGCGTGCTTTGTGGCGTTGATTGCCACTGTGTGGCGTGTGAAATGTTGTTAATATTTTAA
- a CDS encoding NAD(P)/FAD-dependent oxidoreductase translates to MQPYDPLININPQHQPSANSYWASTMPVPQANPALKGCQQTDVAIIGGGYTGLLTAYYLATEFNIDCHVLEANQVGFGASARNAGFVLKGSGRLGYSAMAKRWNIDVAKGIYAEFTEAVARVDGLIKQHQIDCDVQETGYLKVAHNPKALAQLQNAAAFIQQHFGDGAEFIDRETFCEQYMNHHQAYGALRLTDGFGINPLKLLLGYKDMVQQAKVSISEQSCVLEWHQQQGKHRLITDSGELLANQVIMAGNAYTPKRFNAATDNKYLPILSNVIVTEPLTLDELQQAGIHTSQVTMDTRILKYYYRLLPDNRLLFGGRGAVWGKDAANPIYGQRLKMALDKCFPALQHKAIAYNWTGWIAASFDDMPHVYSQYGVGYSLGYCGAGVSFSSQAAYRLAQSMAGVSRPNLPLYQQPLPAQPLSILPFGQLKRIGQWGYYHYGWLKDKFS, encoded by the coding sequence ATGCAACCTTATGATCCGCTGATAAATATCAATCCCCAACATCAACCTTCGGCAAATAGCTATTGGGCTAGCACCATGCCAGTGCCACAAGCCAATCCGGCGTTAAAAGGTTGCCAGCAAACGGATGTGGCCATTATTGGTGGTGGCTACACAGGTTTATTAACCGCTTATTATTTGGCGACTGAATTTAATATTGATTGCCATGTACTTGAAGCCAATCAAGTGGGCTTTGGTGCCAGCGCCCGTAATGCGGGGTTTGTGCTTAAAGGTTCTGGTCGTTTGGGCTATAGCGCCATGGCAAAGCGTTGGAATATCGATGTTGCTAAGGGGATTTACGCTGAGTTTACCGAGGCGGTTGCGCGAGTGGACGGTTTGATTAAGCAGCATCAAATTGATTGTGATGTGCAAGAAACAGGCTACTTAAAAGTGGCTCATAACCCTAAAGCGTTAGCACAACTACAAAATGCTGCTGCGTTTATTCAACAACACTTTGGTGATGGTGCCGAGTTTATTGACCGTGAGACGTTTTGTGAGCAATACATGAATCATCATCAGGCTTATGGTGCATTAAGGTTAACTGATGGCTTTGGGATTAACCCATTAAAATTATTACTGGGTTATAAAGACATGGTGCAGCAAGCCAAGGTGTCGATATCAGAACAATCTTGCGTGCTTGAATGGCATCAACAGCAGGGCAAACATCGCTTAATTACTGACTCAGGTGAGTTGCTTGCTAATCAGGTGATTATGGCGGGTAATGCTTATACGCCGAAACGATTTAATGCGGCAACCGATAACAAGTACTTACCTATTTTAAGTAATGTGATTGTTACTGAGCCATTAACCCTTGATGAGCTGCAGCAAGCTGGCATTCATACGTCGCAAGTCACTATGGATACTCGCATTTTGAAATATTATTATCGGCTGTTGCCAGATAATCGTTTGCTATTTGGTGGTCGAGGCGCGGTGTGGGGCAAAGATGCGGCAAACCCTATTTATGGGCAACGACTCAAAATGGCCTTAGATAAATGCTTTCCGGCATTACAGCATAAAGCAATTGCCTATAACTGGACGGGCTGGATTGCGGCCTCGTTCGACGATATGCCACATGTGTACAGCCAATATGGTGTGGGTTATAGCTTAGGCTATTGCGGTGCGGGTGTTTCTTTTAGTAGTCAGGCCGCTTATCGACTTGCCCAAAGTATGGCAGGCGTATCTCGGCCTAATTTACCTCTATATCAGCAGCCTCTACCGGCACAACCACTATCGATACTGCCCTTTGGCCAGTTAAAGCGCATAGGGCAGTGGGGGTATTATCATTACGGTTGGCTGAAAGATAAATTTAGTTAA
- the nhaC gene encoding Na+/H+ antiporter NhaC: MSAHSSTPFKPSLLDALIPVFSLIIMLASAVYLFSSDSSAGANQIALILAACIAMVIGFKNGFSWNQMERGIVKSIGIATGALLILFSVGSLIGTWILAGTVPTMIYYGMQILNPQYFYAASCVLCAIVALSIGSSWTVAGTIGIALIGIASAMELNPSITAGAIISGAYFGDKMSPMSDTTNLAPAVAGSDIFAHIKHMTWTTFPSIIIAIIAYTIIGFNSNVEPVSNQLTHTLLLLEQTYQPGAHLLLPLLVVLFLAHKKMPAFPTVIIGTLAGAICAALFQFDNVLAYVDDESLPNVVALVKGIWIAMFDGYVASTGDAVLDNLLSRGGMSSMVTTVWLILCAMAFGGIMEVTGLLGRLLESLLSLVTSTSSLIITTLGVCIGANIITGDQYIAIVLPGRMLKMEYTNRNLAAVNLSRTLEDSATVTSPLVPWNTCGAFMASTLGVATFAYLPYAFFNLVCPLVSATYAYFNIKIEPLNATVKDDHLVAS; encoded by the coding sequence ATGTCTGCTCACTCATCTACTCCATTCAAACCCAGCTTACTTGACGCACTCATTCCCGTTTTCTCGCTGATCATCATGCTAGCCTCGGCTGTCTATCTGTTTTCATCTGACAGCTCTGCTGGTGCAAACCAAATCGCTTTAATACTTGCAGCTTGTATCGCAATGGTTATTGGTTTTAAAAATGGCTTTAGCTGGAATCAAATGGAACGAGGCATAGTGAAAAGTATCGGCATTGCCACAGGCGCATTGCTGATCTTATTTAGTGTTGGCTCGTTAATTGGTACATGGATTTTAGCGGGCACAGTACCCACTATGATTTATTACGGCATGCAGATATTAAATCCACAGTATTTTTATGCCGCCTCATGTGTGTTGTGCGCCATTGTAGCCTTAAGCATTGGCAGTTCATGGACAGTGGCTGGCACCATTGGCATTGCGCTCATTGGTATCGCCTCTGCAATGGAATTAAACCCTAGCATTACCGCTGGCGCTATTATTAGCGGCGCCTATTTTGGCGATAAAATGTCACCCATGTCTGATACCACAAACCTAGCTCCTGCTGTAGCCGGTAGCGATATTTTTGCCCATATCAAGCATATGACATGGACCACCTTTCCTAGCATTATCATTGCCATTATTGCCTATACGATAATCGGCTTTAATAGCAATGTAGAACCGGTATCGAATCAATTAACTCATACCTTGCTATTGCTTGAACAAACCTACCAACCTGGCGCTCATCTATTGTTGCCATTATTAGTGGTGTTATTTTTAGCCCACAAAAAAATGCCTGCGTTTCCCACCGTTATAATTGGCACCTTAGCAGGCGCAATTTGCGCAGCATTATTTCAGTTTGACAACGTGTTAGCGTATGTTGACGATGAAAGTTTGCCTAATGTAGTCGCTCTGGTAAAAGGGATTTGGATTGCCATGTTTGATGGCTACGTGGCTAGTACGGGGGATGCGGTACTCGATAACCTATTAAGCCGAGGTGGCATGAGCAGCATGGTCACGACCGTGTGGTTAATTTTATGTGCCATGGCTTTTGGTGGCATAATGGAAGTCACAGGGTTACTTGGGCGTTTGCTTGAAAGCCTTTTAAGTTTAGTAACATCAACTAGCAGTTTAATCATCACCACTTTAGGCGTGTGTATTGGGGCGAATATCATTACAGGTGATCAATATATTGCCATTGTCTTGCCCGGCAGAATGTTAAAAATGGAGTACACCAACAGAAACCTAGCCGCAGTTAATTTAAGTCGCACCTTAGAGGATTCTGCCACCGTCACGAGCCCATTAGTGCCTTGGAATACCTGCGGTGCGTTTATGGCCAGTACGCTGGGCGTGGCAACTTTTGCCTACTTACCTTATGCATTTTTTAACCTTGTATGCCCACTAGTTAGCGCGACTTATGCATACTTCAATATAAAAATTGAACCGTTAAATGCAACCGTTAAAGACGATCACCTTGTTGCCAGTTAA
- the purD gene encoding phosphoribosylamine--glycine ligase, which yields MKVLVIGGGGREHALAWKAAQSPQVDTVFVAPGNAGTALEPKLENVNIQVEAIAQLVAFAQDNSIELTIVGPEVPLSLGVVNAFNEAGLAIFGPTQGAAQLESSKAFTKDFLARHNIPTAAYSNFTEIAPAKAYVAEVTAKTGFPIVIKADGLAAGKGVIIAADQAEADAAIDDMLAGNKFGDAGSRVVIEEFLKGEEASFIVMVDGKNILAMATSQDHKARDNGDNGPNTGGMGAYSPAPVVTQAVHDWTIANVIRPTVDGMAAEGNVYTGFLYAGLMIAPDGSAKVLEYNCRFGDPETQPIMMRLQSDIVELCLAATRGELDKVTAEFDSRAAVGVVMAAGGYPDAYRKHDVIDGLSLGDNKAKVFHAGTSMKDGHVVTNGGRVLCATALGNTVTEAQKAAYALVDAIHWDDVYFRTDIAYRAIAREQEKA from the coding sequence ATGAAAGTACTTGTAATTGGCGGTGGCGGACGTGAGCACGCCCTAGCATGGAAAGCTGCACAATCACCACAAGTTGACACGGTATTTGTTGCACCAGGCAATGCTGGCACAGCCTTAGAGCCAAAACTAGAAAACGTTAACATTCAAGTTGAAGCCATTGCTCAGTTAGTCGCATTTGCACAAGACAACAGTATTGAACTAACCATAGTCGGCCCTGAAGTGCCATTATCATTGGGCGTAGTCAATGCCTTTAATGAAGCAGGTTTAGCGATATTTGGCCCAACACAAGGTGCTGCCCAGCTTGAATCATCTAAAGCCTTCACCAAAGATTTTTTAGCCCGTCATAATATTCCGACAGCGGCTTACTCAAACTTTACTGAGATAGCACCAGCCAAAGCTTATGTGGCTGAAGTCACTGCCAAGACCGGCTTCCCTATTGTCATTAAAGCTGACGGTTTAGCCGCTGGTAAAGGGGTAATTATTGCCGCAGACCAAGCCGAAGCGGATGCGGCCATCGATGACATGTTAGCTGGCAACAAATTTGGTGACGCCGGCTCGCGCGTGGTTATCGAAGAATTTTTAAAAGGCGAAGAAGCAAGCTTTATCGTGATGGTAGATGGTAAAAACATTCTAGCCATGGCCACCAGCCAAGACCATAAAGCCCGCGACAATGGCGATAACGGCCCGAACACTGGTGGCATGGGAGCTTACTCACCTGCGCCTGTGGTCACTCAAGCCGTTCACGATTGGACTATCGCTAACGTTATTCGTCCAACTGTTGACGGAATGGCTGCTGAAGGCAACGTTTACACTGGCTTTTTATATGCAGGATTAATGATTGCGCCTGATGGCAGCGCAAAAGTGCTTGAGTACAATTGCCGTTTCGGTGACCCTGAAACTCAGCCCATTATGATGCGTCTGCAATCAGATATCGTTGAGCTTTGTTTAGCCGCTACCCGTGGTGAGTTAGATAAAGTAACAGCTGAATTTGATTCTCGTGCAGCGGTTGGTGTTGTGATGGCTGCCGGTGGATACCCTGATGCCTATCGTAAACATGATGTCATTGACGGCTTATCGCTTGGCGATAACAAGGCTAAAGTATTCCATGCTGGCACCAGCATGAAAGACGGTCATGTAGTAACAAATGGTGGCCGCGTATTATGTGCGACGGCTTTAGGTAATACGGTAACAGAAGCGCAAAAAGCCGCTTACGCTTTAGTAGACGCTATCCATTGGGATGATGTGTACTTCCGTACCGATATTGCCTACCGTGCGATTGCGCGTGAGCAAGAAAAAGCCTAA
- the purH gene encoding bifunctional phosphoribosylaminoimidazolecarboxamide formyltransferase/IMP cyclohydrolase has product MNTVRPIRRALLSVSDKTGILEFAQALHAQGVELLSTGGTAKLLADNNIPVTEVSDYTGHPEIMDGRVKTLHPKVHGGILARRGIDELVMEQNAIKPIDLVAVNLYPFAQTVAKEGCTLADAVENIDIGGPTMVRSTAKNHKDTTIVVNAKDYSRVIAEMQANNGSTTLETRFDLAIAAFEHTAAYDGMIANYFGTMVPAHSTDECHEDSQFPRTYNTQLVKKQDLRYGENSHQKAAFYVDINIDEASVASATQLQGKALSYNNIADTDAALECVKEFDGPACVIVKHANPCGVALGNNILEAYDRAFKTDPTSAFGGIIAFNQELDAETAKAIVDRQFVEVIIAPKVSQAARDIVAAKANVRLLECGQWQAKTSSFDYKRVNGGMLVQDRDQGMVDMADVTVVSKRQPTAEQLKDLMFCWKVAKFVKSNAIVYAKDGMTIGVGAGQMSRVYSAKVAGIKAADEGLVVEGSVMASDAFFPFRDGIDAAAAAGISCIIQPGGSIRDEEIIAAADEHNIAMVFTGMRHFRH; this is encoded by the coding sequence ATGAATACTGTCAGACCAATTCGTCGCGCCCTACTTAGCGTTTCAGATAAAACTGGAATCCTTGAATTTGCTCAAGCTTTGCATGCTCAAGGTGTTGAACTGTTATCAACTGGTGGCACAGCAAAATTGCTTGCCGACAACAACATCCCTGTTACCGAAGTTTCTGACTACACAGGTCACCCTGAAATAATGGATGGTCGTGTTAAGACCTTGCACCCTAAAGTGCACGGTGGCATTTTGGCTCGTCGCGGTATTGACGAGTTAGTGATGGAACAAAACGCCATCAAACCTATCGATTTAGTTGCCGTTAACCTATATCCATTCGCCCAAACTGTGGCAAAAGAAGGCTGCACTTTAGCTGACGCGGTAGAAAACATCGATATCGGCGGCCCAACCATGGTTCGCTCAACCGCCAAAAACCACAAAGACACCACCATTGTGGTGAACGCTAAAGATTACAGCCGCGTAATTGCTGAAATGCAAGCAAACAACGGCAGCACAACCCTTGAGACTCGCTTTGATTTAGCCATTGCTGCCTTTGAGCATACTGCTGCTTATGATGGCATGATTGCTAACTACTTCGGTACTATGGTGCCAGCACACAGCACTGACGAATGCCATGAAGATTCTCAGTTCCCACGCACTTACAACACCCAGTTAGTCAAAAAACAAGACTTACGTTATGGTGAAAACAGCCATCAAAAAGCTGCGTTTTATGTTGATATCAACATTGACGAAGCTTCAGTAGCCAGTGCCACTCAGTTACAAGGTAAAGCACTGTCTTATAACAATATCGCCGACACTGACGCGGCCCTTGAGTGCGTTAAAGAATTTGACGGCCCTGCGTGTGTGATTGTTAAACACGCAAACCCTTGTGGTGTCGCGTTGGGCAACAACATTTTAGAAGCCTATGACCGCGCATTTAAAACTGACCCAACCTCTGCCTTTGGTGGCATCATTGCCTTTAACCAAGAGTTAGATGCTGAAACAGCAAAAGCCATTGTTGATCGTCAATTTGTTGAAGTCATTATTGCCCCTAAAGTAAGCCAAGCAGCCCGCGACATCGTTGCAGCTAAAGCAAACGTACGTTTATTAGAGTGTGGCCAGTGGCAAGCAAAAACCAGCAGCTTTGATTACAAGCGTGTCAATGGTGGCATGTTAGTACAAGATCGTGACCAAGGCATGGTCGATATGGCTGATGTCACTGTGGTGTCAAAACGTCAACCAACGGCTGAGCAATTAAAAGACTTAATGTTCTGCTGGAAAGTGGCCAAGTTTGTTAAATCAAACGCCATTGTATACGCCAAAGATGGCATGACCATCGGCGTGGGTGCAGGCCAAATGAGCCGCGTTTACTCGGCCAAAGTGGCTGGTATAAAAGCCGCTGACGAAGGTTTAGTAGTTGAAGGTTCTGTTATGGCATCGGATGCTTTCTTCCCATTCCGTGATGGTATTGACGCAGCTGCGGCAGCCGGCATTAGTTGTATTATTCAGCCAGGCGGCTCAATCCGTGATGAAGAAATCATCGCGGCTGCTGATGAACACAACATTGCCATGGTATTTACTGGTATGCGTCATTTCCGCCATTAA
- the zntR gene encoding Zn(2+)-responsive transcriptional regulator, which yields MYRIGELAALCDIKADTLRFYEKHGLLSPSSRSEAGYRLYTKDDAARLRFILRAKAVGFTLNEIAELLSIELDKANWACADVKGLVDNKLAQVKMKLAELTQFSNSLQRLSNACCGGPDSAEHCSILEALESEDKQLKTKKETHHKAHHHSSTHSS from the coding sequence ATGTATCGGATTGGTGAGCTGGCAGCGCTTTGTGACATTAAAGCCGATACGCTGCGCTTTTATGAAAAGCATGGTTTATTGTCGCCCTCTAGCCGCTCAGAGGCAGGATATCGCTTATATACCAAAGATGACGCGGCAAGATTGCGCTTCATTTTACGCGCTAAAGCGGTGGGGTTTACCTTAAATGAAATTGCTGAATTACTGTCAATTGAATTAGACAAAGCCAATTGGGCTTGTGCTGATGTTAAAGGCTTGGTCGATAACAAGCTTGCGCAAGTTAAAATGAAGTTGGCCGAATTAACTCAGTTTTCAAATTCACTACAACGTTTATCTAATGCTTGCTGTGGCGGTCCTGACAGCGCTGAGCATTGTAGTATTTTAGAAGCGCTGGAATCAGAAGATAAACAACTGAAGACTAAAAAAGAAACGCACCATAAAGCACATCATCATTCATCAACTCATTCGTCTTAA